Proteins encoded within one genomic window of Synechococcus sp. PCC 7335:
- a CDS encoding SDR family oxidoreductase codes for MVLLVVGATGTLGRQIVRRALDEGYEVKCLVRNFQKASFLREWGAQLVKADLTGPGSLPPCFENVDAVIDAATSRPAEKEGIYDVDWHGKVALIKTAKEAGVERFIFFSILGAGEYPNVPLMEIKECVEAFLKESGLNYTIFRPCGFMQGLVGQYAIPILERQSVWVMGEAGPIAYMNSQDIAKFAVKALKLPAAENKTFPLAGPRAWGAYEIIRLCERLSEQNANVSNMPPALLRGARNLAAFFQWTWDLADRLAFTEVSASGNTMDAPMAEVYETFEIDKSEITMLEDYLQEYFTRIMKKLKELDFESGRDAKKKVPF; via the coding sequence ATGGTCTTATTAGTCGTTGGCGCAACTGGCACTTTAGGCAGGCAGATCGTTCGCCGAGCTCTAGATGAAGGCTATGAAGTTAAGTGTCTGGTTCGGAACTTTCAAAAAGCGAGCTTTCTTAGAGAGTGGGGCGCCCAACTTGTTAAGGCAGACCTGACTGGTCCAGGTAGTTTGCCGCCCTGCTTTGAAAATGTAGACGCCGTTATCGATGCTGCGACTTCTCGCCCTGCGGAGAAAGAGGGCATTTATGACGTCGATTGGCACGGTAAGGTGGCGCTGATAAAAACGGCCAAGGAAGCTGGAGTTGAACGTTTTATATTCTTTTCTATTCTAGGCGCAGGTGAGTATCCTAACGTGCCGTTGATGGAGATTAAGGAATGCGTCGAAGCTTTTCTCAAAGAATCAGGATTGAACTACACCATTTTTAGGCCCTGTGGCTTCATGCAAGGGTTAGTGGGACAGTACGCTATTCCCATACTAGAAAGGCAGTCCGTTTGGGTAATGGGCGAAGCTGGTCCTATCGCATACATGAATAGTCAAGACATTGCTAAGTTTGCAGTCAAAGCGCTGAAGCTACCTGCGGCTGAAAATAAGACTTTCCCATTAGCTGGCCCTAGGGCCTGGGGTGCCTACGAAATCATCAGACTGTGTGAGCGTCTTTCTGAACAGAATGCCAATGTCTCTAATATGCCGCCAGCGCTGCTAAGAGGTGCTCGTAACCTAGCGGCTTTCTTCCAGTGGACTTGGGACTTGGCCGATCGCCTAGCGTTTACAGAAGTGAGTGCTAGTGGCAACACTATGGATGCGCCGATGGCAGAGGTCTATGAAACGTTTGAGATCGACAAAAGCGAGATTACGATGTTAGAGGACTACTTGCAAGAGTACTTCACTCGCATCATGAAGAAACTCAAGGAGCTAGACTTTGAGAGTGGTCGCGACGCTAAGAAAAAGGTGCCGTTCTAA
- a CDS encoding PetM family cytochrome b6-f complex subunit 7: MGGEIFSTAVLVFGMILVGLSVGFLMLKVQGGEE, from the coding sequence ATGGGCGGCGAAATTTTTTCTACAGCAGTGTTGGTATTTGGCATGATTCTAGTTGGCCTTAGCGTTGGCTTCTTAATGCTCAAAGTACAAGGCGGAGAAGAATAG
- the pdxA gene encoding 4-hydroxythreonine-4-phosphate dehydrogenase PdxA: MTSVSTTALNPSCSKPSHSKSPHSQLAVPLIDPPSTHPSRKPRLVVTLGDPAGIGPEVVIKALSNPTFLARADISVIGSRRLFQNTYTRLVAAHPHLIEPDSLAFIDVDADVPSAITASIIPGLESINSGEISFRTLESAIARTLKGEFDGIVTAPIAKSAWLAAGHNYPGQTELLAEMSNTHRFGMLFVAKSPQNGWLLRTLLATTHIPLQAVPQALTPEVMTAKLELLIDCLQNDFGLNEARIAIAGLNPHSGEQGQLGTEEQDWLIPWIKDQQQRFTHIQLDGPIPPDTMWVNPGQAWHGSSTDSNSHQHRAHDGYLALYHDQGLIPVKLLAFDLAVNTTIGLPFIRTSPDHGTAFDIVGKGLARPQSTEAALDLAIELATQRLRKSQ, encoded by the coding sequence ATGACATCGGTATCGACAACCGCACTCAATCCCTCTTGTTCGAAGCCCTCTCACTCGAAGAGTCCTCACAGTCAGCTAGCTGTGCCCTTAATCGATCCTCCCTCAACCCATCCTTCACGAAAACCTAGGCTTGTGGTCACTTTGGGCGATCCGGCAGGTATCGGTCCAGAAGTTGTGATTAAAGCCCTGAGTAATCCAACCTTTCTAGCGCGCGCAGATATCTCTGTGATTGGCAGTCGTCGTCTGTTTCAAAACACCTACACCCGTCTCGTTGCCGCTCATCCTCACCTTATTGAGCCGGATAGTCTGGCGTTTATTGATGTAGATGCTGACGTGCCATCGGCGATTACCGCTAGCATTATTCCAGGACTGGAAAGCATCAACAGTGGAGAGATTAGCTTTCGGACTTTGGAGAGCGCGATCGCTCGCACCTTGAAAGGTGAGTTCGATGGCATTGTTACCGCTCCAATTGCCAAGTCAGCCTGGCTAGCAGCGGGGCACAATTATCCCGGGCAGACCGAACTGCTCGCAGAGATGTCAAATACGCATCGATTCGGCATGCTATTCGTTGCTAAATCGCCCCAAAATGGCTGGCTCTTGAGAACATTGCTAGCAACCACACACATCCCATTGCAAGCAGTTCCGCAGGCGCTAACGCCTGAAGTAATGACCGCTAAGCTAGAGCTTTTGATCGATTGTTTGCAAAATGACTTCGGATTGAATGAGGCTAGAATTGCGATCGCAGGCTTAAATCCTCATAGCGGCGAACAAGGGCAGCTAGGCACAGAAGAACAAGACTGGCTAATTCCGTGGATCAAAGACCAACAGCAGCGATTTACTCATATCCAATTAGACGGGCCGATTCCGCCAGATACAATGTGGGTCAACCCTGGCCAAGCTTGGCATGGTTCGAGTACTGACTCGAACAGCCATCAACACAGAGCACACGATGGCTACCTAGCGCTTTACCACGACCAGGGGTTAATACCAGTCAAACTGCTTGCCTTTGATCTAGCTGTCAACACGACCATCGGACTACCCTTCATTCGCACGTCGCCTGACCACGGAACCGCTTTTGACATTGTGGGAAAAGGACTCGCTCGTCCGCAAAGTACAGAAGCTGCGTTGGACTTAGCGATTGAACTGGCCACTCAGCGCCTACGGAAATCGCAATAG
- a CDS encoding DUF72 domain-containing protein — MADLSAVKQEPWSDPLNFRLGCAVWAFKDWVGSFYPAKSQPTNFLRLYGERMLGVEGNTTFYSVPSLEVVKRWSDNTPSGFRFCPKLPRQVTHAGPLVAHLPAAQSFLSLMQQGLGTRLGPIMIQLPPSYSPAAFNDLKNFLEALSKESTPVAVEVRHLDWFRPPFVDRLRVLLTTLNVGQVLLDSRMMYVHEDEGDIDPQMYSTRRKPKVPLQPQVTSDFAIVRYISHPHIVRNQGYLAEWVSKVDEWLSIGTQVYFFVHCPMEVESPRVARHFQTMLEAANVKVPPLPWMHLEQPLEQLRLF; from the coding sequence ATGGCTGACTTGAGTGCAGTAAAGCAAGAACCGTGGTCAGACCCGCTCAACTTTCGACTGGGCTGTGCCGTTTGGGCGTTCAAAGACTGGGTGGGTAGCTTCTATCCAGCAAAGAGTCAGCCAACAAACTTTTTGAGGCTCTATGGCGAGCGAATGTTAGGTGTAGAAGGTAATACAACCTTTTATTCGGTGCCTTCGCTAGAGGTGGTGAAGCGCTGGTCGGACAATACGCCTTCAGGCTTTCGCTTTTGTCCAAAGCTGCCTCGCCAGGTTACTCACGCGGGTCCATTGGTGGCACATTTACCAGCAGCGCAGTCTTTCTTGTCCTTGATGCAGCAAGGATTAGGTACTCGCCTAGGTCCGATTATGATTCAGCTGCCGCCAAGCTATTCTCCGGCTGCATTTAACGATCTAAAGAACTTTCTAGAAGCTTTGTCCAAAGAGTCTACGCCAGTGGCCGTAGAAGTGCGGCACCTAGATTGGTTTCGGCCACCCTTCGTAGATCGACTGAGAGTGCTATTGACAACTCTAAATGTAGGCCAGGTATTGCTAGATAGCCGGATGATGTACGTTCATGAAGACGAAGGTGATATCGATCCGCAAATGTACTCTACTCGGCGAAAGCCAAAGGTTCCTTTGCAGCCCCAAGTAACGAGCGACTTCGCAATTGTTCGCTACATCAGCCATCCACACATAGTCCGCAATCAGGGCTATCTAGCGGAGTGGGTAAGCAAAGTTGACGAATGGCTGAGCATCGGGACGCAGGTTTACTTTTTTGTACACTGCCCGATGGAAGTAGAGTCGCCTAGAGTCGCTCGGCATTTTCAAACGATGTTAGAAGCCGCAAACGTGAAGGTACCCCCTTTGCCTTGGATGCACTTAGAGCAGCCTCTAGAGCAGTTACGCTTGTTTTGA
- the msrP gene encoding protein-methionine-sulfoxide reductase catalytic subunit MsrP, with translation MVFPRIRPEWQLLEHQATAESVFYNRKRSRRQFLKAAAGVGIGMGSAIALNSCRPPLSEDDRDDFEATLGRKLSNFRTHPDFESLADSPITEQQYASRFNNFYEFGGTKDIWRQAQALPSEDWKLSVGGLVNQPKTYDADDLLNTFDLEERIYRFRCVEAWAMVVPWLGFPMKKLIEAVDPKPEAKFVRFESFFDPSVMSGPNLSLSSLPWPYHEGLRIEEMANELAFFAVGIYGRTLPKQHGAPIRMVLPWKYGFKGAKSIVKIDFVAEQPTTYWNIISPNEYGFEANVNPQVPHPRWSQTQERLMGEGNDWDWEKQPTRLYNGYGDYVAKLYV, from the coding sequence ATGGTCTTTCCTCGTATTCGTCCCGAGTGGCAGCTCTTGGAGCATCAGGCTACTGCTGAGAGTGTCTTCTATAATCGCAAGCGTTCTAGAAGGCAGTTCTTAAAGGCGGCGGCTGGCGTAGGAATTGGCATGGGAAGCGCGATCGCCCTCAATAGCTGTCGCCCCCCACTCAGTGAAGATGATCGCGACGACTTTGAAGCAACGCTTGGACGCAAGCTTTCAAACTTTCGTACTCATCCCGATTTTGAGTCACTTGCTGATAGTCCCATTACAGAACAGCAGTATGCCAGTCGATTCAACAACTTCTATGAATTTGGCGGAACTAAAGACATTTGGCGCCAAGCCCAAGCCCTTCCTTCTGAAGACTGGAAGCTGAGTGTTGGTGGCCTCGTAAACCAGCCCAAAACCTACGATGCCGACGATCTTCTCAACACGTTCGACTTAGAAGAGAGAATCTATCGGTTCCGTTGTGTCGAAGCTTGGGCGATGGTCGTTCCGTGGTTAGGATTTCCCATGAAGAAGCTGATTGAAGCCGTAGATCCAAAGCCTGAAGCCAAATTCGTCCGGTTTGAATCTTTCTTTGATCCTAGCGTCATGTCTGGCCCTAATCTTTCATTATCTAGTCTGCCTTGGCCCTATCATGAAGGCTTACGCATCGAAGAAATGGCAAACGAGTTGGCCTTCTTTGCGGTAGGTATCTATGGTCGCACGCTACCCAAGCAGCACGGTGCGCCTATCCGGATGGTGCTGCCTTGGAAATATGGGTTCAAAGGCGCAAAGTCCATTGTCAAGATAGACTTCGTTGCTGAGCAGCCCACGACCTACTGGAACATTATTTCGCCCAACGAATACGGGTTCGAGGCGAATGTGAATCCTCAGGTTCCTCATCCCAGATGGTCACAGACTCAAGAACGCTTGATGGGCGAAGGCAACGATTGGGATTGGGAAAAGCAGCCTACCCGCTTGTACAACGGGTATGGTGATTATGTTGCCAAGCTGTATGTCTGA
- the pheS gene encoding phenylalanine--tRNA ligase subunit alpha, producing the protein MSATTSTEIESQLSAVQQSAIADIIAASSLEEVEAARVRYLGKKGDLSKVLGGMGKLSASERPKVGATANQAKSALQSAIDQRKSELQAAEMQAQLAAETIDVTMPGVYAPQGRVHPINSIIDQITDIFVGLGYTVAQSQEIESDYYNFEALNFLPDHPARDMQDTLYLPGGQLMRTHTSNTQIRYMENNQPPMRVLASGRCYRRDTVDATHSAVFHQIEFFAVDKDITFTDLRGTVQLFLEALFGDIEVRFRPSYFPFTEPSAEVDVRWQGQWLEVMGCGMIDPNVLKAVGCDPETYSGFAAGLGVERLAMVQSKIDDIRRLYKSDLRFLRQF; encoded by the coding sequence GTGAGCGCCACCACCTCAACCGAAATCGAATCTCAGCTCAGTGCCGTCCAGCAGAGTGCCATAGCAGATATTATCGCCGCTAGTAGCCTAGAAGAGGTAGAGGCAGCCCGCGTTAGATATTTAGGAAAGAAAGGTGATCTTTCTAAAGTATTAGGTGGCATGGGTAAGCTTTCAGCCAGCGAGCGGCCCAAGGTTGGCGCTACGGCAAATCAGGCTAAGAGCGCTTTGCAGTCGGCTATTGATCAGCGCAAGTCAGAGTTACAAGCTGCCGAGATGCAGGCTCAGCTAGCTGCCGAGACTATAGATGTAACGATGCCAGGTGTCTACGCGCCTCAAGGCCGAGTTCATCCAATTAATAGCATCATCGACCAAATCACTGATATCTTTGTTGGGCTTGGCTATACCGTTGCCCAAAGCCAAGAAATTGAAAGTGACTATTACAACTTTGAAGCGCTGAATTTCTTGCCAGATCATCCTGCTCGCGATATGCAAGACACGCTGTATCTACCTGGCGGTCAGCTCATGCGTACTCATACATCTAATACGCAAATTCGCTACATGGAGAATAACCAGCCACCGATGCGAGTCCTAGCTTCTGGGCGCTGCTACCGTCGCGATACAGTTGATGCGACCCACTCTGCGGTCTTTCATCAAATTGAGTTTTTTGCGGTCGATAAAGACATCACTTTCACCGACTTGCGCGGTACAGTCCAACTATTTTTGGAAGCGCTGTTTGGCGATATTGAAGTCCGTTTTCGCCCCAGTTATTTTCCCTTTACCGAGCCTTCTGCGGAAGTGGATGTTCGTTGGCAAGGTCAGTGGTTAGAGGTGATGGGCTGCGGCATGATTGATCCTAATGTGCTCAAGGCGGTGGGTTGCGACCCCGAGACTTATTCCGGGTTCGCAGCGGGCTTAGGTGTAGAGCGTTTGGCCATGGTCCAGAGTAAAATTGACGATATCAGACGCCTTTACAAGAGCGATCTGAGATTCTTGAGGCAGTTCTAG
- the surE gene encoding 5'/3'-nucleotidase SurE produces MKILVSNDDGVFALGIRTLANKLAKAGHQVTVVCPDRERSATGHGLTLHEPLRVEQAEGVFDPEVTAWACSGTPSDCVKLALDALLLEKPDFLVSGINHGANLGTDVLYSGTVSAAMEGVLEGVSAIAISLLSGYPNFQPAANFAVHLITALETQPLSLPVLLNVNIPPVEVAKIQPPVITHQGVRRYFDQFEKRVDPRGRIYYWLAGEIMEEEDAEIPMPVEQAFSSPSHTVLSRALIEVGQRFMTDVQAIKKNHITITPLQGNLTAYTALPSIDAWKQQSLKEVPGTAKY; encoded by the coding sequence ATGAAGATATTGGTGAGCAACGACGATGGTGTGTTCGCGTTGGGAATTAGAACGCTGGCAAATAAGTTGGCAAAGGCTGGTCACCAAGTAACCGTGGTTTGCCCTGACCGAGAACGATCAGCAACAGGACACGGATTGACCCTGCATGAACCACTTCGGGTAGAGCAGGCAGAAGGTGTCTTTGACCCAGAGGTAACGGCGTGGGCCTGCTCTGGAACACCATCGGACTGTGTGAAGTTAGCACTAGACGCACTGCTGCTAGAAAAACCAGACTTTCTAGTATCAGGAATCAATCACGGAGCTAATTTAGGAACGGATGTGCTGTATTCCGGCACAGTATCAGCAGCAATGGAGGGGGTACTAGAAGGCGTGAGCGCGATCGCGATTAGTCTGCTTAGCGGCTACCCTAACTTTCAGCCTGCCGCTAATTTTGCCGTTCATCTGATCACAGCGCTAGAAACGCAACCGTTATCTCTGCCGGTGCTCTTGAATGTCAATATTCCACCTGTAGAAGTTGCGAAGATTCAGCCGCCAGTCATCACCCATCAAGGCGTACGACGATACTTCGATCAATTTGAGAAACGGGTCGATCCTAGAGGCAGGATCTATTACTGGCTAGCAGGGGAGATTATGGAGGAAGAAGATGCTGAAATTCCAATGCCAGTCGAGCAGGCATTTAGCTCGCCGAGTCACACTGTATTGAGTAGAGCTTTGATAGAAGTCGGCCAGCGGTTTATGACAGACGTGCAGGCCATCAAGAAAAACCACATCACGATCACCCCACTTCAAGGAAATTTAACGGCCTATACAGCGTTGCCGTCTATTGACGCATGGAAGCAGCAAAGCTTGAAAGAAGTACCGGGTACTGCAAAATATTAG
- a CDS encoding bleomycin hydrolase → MLDAFSRAVVSADSKTATIGGDELEALKGFVSEGNKRLDAVNAIASNASCIVSDAVSGMICENTGLIQAGGNCYPTRRMAACLRDGEIVLRYVTYALLAGDASVLDDRCLNGLKETYAALGVPTGSAARAVNIMKASSIAHLKGTNSPEAGGTRYNKNDAPEGDCSALASEAAGYFDRVVSALS, encoded by the coding sequence ATGCTTGACGCTTTCTCTAGAGCCGTTGTTTCGGCCGACTCTAAGACCGCTACTATCGGTGGCGACGAACTCGAAGCGCTAAAGGGCTTTGTTTCCGAAGGAAACAAGCGTCTAGACGCTGTTAATGCGATCGCTTCCAACGCTAGCTGTATCGTTTCTGATGCTGTTTCTGGCATGATCTGCGAGAACACTGGCTTGATCCAGGCAGGTGGTAACTGCTATCCCACTCGTCGCATGGCCGCTTGCCTGCGCGATGGTGAGATCGTTTTGCGCTATGTCACTTACGCTTTGCTTGCAGGTGATGCTTCCGTACTCGATGATCGTTGCCTAAACGGTTTGAAAGAAACTTACGCTGCACTAGGCGTACCCACTGGTTCTGCTGCCCGGGCAGTCAACATCATGAAGGCTTCTAGTATCGCTCACCTCAAGGGAACTAACAGCCCCGAAGCTGGTGGTACTCGCTATAACAAGAACGATGCGCCAGAAGGAGACTGCTCTGCTCTAGCTTCTGAAGCTGCTGGCTATTTTGATCGCGTTGTATCGGCTCTTTCCTAA
- a CDS encoding bleomycin hydrolase: protein MKSVVTSAIASADAAGRFPGSADLQAVQGGLQRAAARLEAAEKLNSGLDQVAQEAYDAAFKKYPYLTNEGEAGGNQGKKDKCLRDIKHYLRLINYCLVVGGTGPLDEWGIAGAREVYRSLNLPTAPYVTAMQFTRDRACAPRDMSPQALTEFRALLDYVINSLS from the coding sequence ATGAAATCAGTTGTTACTTCCGCTATTGCTTCGGCTGATGCTGCCGGACGCTTCCCTGGCTCTGCTGATCTGCAGGCCGTTCAAGGTGGATTGCAGCGTGCCGCTGCTCGCCTAGAAGCCGCTGAGAAGCTCAATTCTGGTCTAGACCAGGTTGCTCAAGAAGCTTATGATGCTGCTTTTAAGAAGTATCCTTACCTCACTAACGAAGGTGAAGCAGGCGGCAACCAGGGTAAGAAGGACAAGTGCCTTCGCGACATCAAGCACTACCTACGCCTGATCAACTACTGCCTAGTTGTTGGCGGCACAGGTCCTCTAGACGAGTGGGGCATTGCTGGTGCACGTGAAGTGTATCGTTCCTTGAACTTGCCAACAGCGCCTTATGTAACTGCTATGCAGTTCACTCGTGATCGCGCTTGTGCTCCTCGTGACATGTCCCCTCAGGCTCTCACTGAGTTCCGTGCGCTGCTTGACTACGTGATCAACTCACTCTCATAG
- a CDS encoding HEAT repeat domain-containing protein, translating into MVADSVFNQLKHPNPAMRQRAMIEIVDNRDEQTIPKLMAALGEDDVVYRRACVKTLGAIGMASVPRVVEQMINSENDTVRASCAKAMAQIAVYHPDEPFPIEGLDGLRQAMNDPYPVVQIASVMSLGEVGVPAVDTLLEALKTTDNVAIALTITNTLGSIGDPRALEVLRQLITDDSVDSYIRETAESALPRLEQIIATKEAKGSLRTQ; encoded by the coding sequence ATGGTCGCCGACTCTGTTTTTAATCAGCTTAAGCATCCTAATCCAGCTATGCGGCAGCGGGCCATGATAGAGATTGTAGATAATCGTGACGAGCAGACTATTCCTAAGCTCATGGCAGCGCTAGGAGAAGACGATGTAGTCTATCGGCGCGCCTGTGTAAAGACCCTGGGTGCGATCGGCATGGCCTCTGTTCCCAGAGTAGTCGAACAGATGATTAATAGCGAGAACGACACAGTGCGAGCTAGCTGTGCAAAAGCAATGGCTCAAATTGCGGTTTACCATCCAGACGAGCCTTTTCCTATCGAAGGTTTAGACGGATTGCGGCAGGCAATGAATGATCCATATCCAGTTGTGCAGATTGCTTCAGTAATGTCGCTAGGGGAAGTCGGTGTGCCGGCTGTTGACACGCTGCTAGAGGCGCTAAAGACAACAGATAACGTGGCGATCGCCCTTACTATCACAAACACCCTAGGCTCCATTGGAGATCCTCGAGCGCTTGAAGTCTTGCGTCAGTTAATTACCGATGATTCGGTCGATAGCTACATCAGGGAAACCGCTGAAAGTGCGCTACCTCGTTTAGAGCAGATAATAGCAACAAAAGAGGCAAAAGGCAGCCTACGAACTCAATAA
- the sbcD gene encoding exonuclease subunit SbcD encodes MVKILHLSDTHMGSGFSHGRINPETGLNTRLEDFSRALSKCVDNAIAQKVDLVLFGGDAFPDATPPPYIQQAFAKEFCRLVDAKIPTVLLVGNHDQHAQGAGGASLCIYRTLGVPGFIVGDTLTTHRIETKRGPIQIVTLPWLTRSTLLTRPETQGLSMEEVSELLLEKLRIVLEGEIRKLDKALPTVLLAHVMTDTARYGAEKILAVGKGFTVPMAILARDCFDYIALGHVHKYQQVNQSPLAIYPGSIERVDFSEEKEEKGYVLVEISQGKTTAEFQPLPARAFRTVEVDLTKVENPQSYLIEAIEQAAITQAVVRVIYQATASQIEMIDNAVIGEVLAAAHSYTIQPQLVSMTSRPRLPELGTDNTLLPMNALQAYLDNRKDLVAIAPDILQAAQSLLNQDPNGDKTIEKEEKEDLLSVETEDSQQLRLL; translated from the coding sequence ATGGTTAAAATTCTGCATTTATCAGATACTCACATGGGCAGTGGCTTTAGTCATGGCCGGATTAACCCAGAAACAGGATTGAATACAAGACTAGAAGACTTTTCGCGCGCGCTAAGCAAATGCGTAGACAATGCGATCGCCCAGAAAGTGGATCTGGTTCTTTTTGGCGGCGATGCCTTTCCTGATGCGACCCCGCCGCCTTATATACAACAGGCATTTGCCAAGGAATTCTGCCGCCTAGTCGACGCCAAAATCCCGACTGTTCTATTGGTGGGCAATCACGACCAGCATGCTCAAGGTGCAGGCGGAGCTAGTCTTTGTATCTACCGCACCCTCGGCGTTCCAGGATTTATTGTAGGAGATACCCTAACGACGCATCGGATCGAAACTAAAAGGGGCCCCATTCAAATCGTAACGCTTCCTTGGCTCACCCGCTCTACGCTGCTCACCCGCCCAGAGACTCAAGGACTTTCGATGGAAGAGGTCAGCGAGCTGCTATTAGAGAAGCTACGAATTGTTTTAGAAGGAGAGATTCGCAAATTAGACAAAGCGCTGCCAACGGTACTATTAGCGCATGTAATGACAGATACTGCCCGCTATGGCGCAGAAAAAATCCTAGCGGTTGGTAAAGGATTTACAGTACCTATGGCGATTCTTGCTCGCGACTGCTTTGACTATATTGCCTTGGGTCACGTCCATAAGTATCAGCAGGTCAACCAATCTCCCTTGGCTATCTATCCTGGCAGCATTGAACGGGTAGATTTTAGTGAGGAAAAGGAAGAAAAAGGCTATGTCCTTGTAGAGATTAGTCAGGGAAAAACAACCGCAGAATTTCAACCTTTACCAGCACGGGCGTTTAGAACTGTAGAAGTTGACCTAACAAAAGTAGAGAATCCGCAGTCGTACTTGATAGAAGCAATTGAGCAGGCAGCAATCACGCAAGCGGTAGTCAGAGTAATTTATCAGGCCACTGCTAGTCAAATAGAGATGATAGATAATGCTGTTATTGGTGAGGTATTAGCCGCGGCGCATAGCTATACGATCCAACCACAGCTTGTTAGCATGACCTCTAGGCCAAGGCTGCCTGAACTAGGAACAGATAATACGCTGCTGCCAATGAATGCGCTACAGGCTTATTTGGATAATCGAAAAGATTTAGTTGCGATCGCTCCAGATATTCTACAAGCGGCGCAATCGCTTTTGAACCAAGACCCGAACGGTGATAAGACTATAGAGAAAGAAGAAAAAGAAGATTTGCTCAGCGTCGAAACAGAAGACAGTCAACAGCTTAGACTTTTGTAG